A genomic window from Brassica oleracea var. oleracea cultivar TO1000 chromosome C8, BOL, whole genome shotgun sequence includes:
- the LOC106310377 gene encoding uncharacterized protein LOC106310377: MGNCVCKGSGGSRKLYDKDDLLIRVVTPNGGVMELHPPIFADFITNEFPGHVIHDTLSIRHSSPPLLHGEELFPGNIYYLLPFSSSTASTVQQHYTELATPYRMSFGKTPVKAAASGGGGGSSGVWKVRLVISPEQLAEILAEDVETEAFVESVRTVAKCGGQGGGANWRANSDQLSITSSFKGQLR, translated from the coding sequence ATGGGTAATTGCGTATGCAAAGGCAGTGGTGGTTCAAGAAAGTTATACGATAAAGATGATTTATTAATTAGAGTTGTGACTCCAAACGGCGGCGTCATGGAGCTTCATCCTCCAATCTTCGCTGACTTTATAACCAACGAATTTCCCGGCCATGTCATCCATGACACCTTAAGCATCCGCCACTCATCTCCGCCGCTTTTACACGGAGAAGAGCTCTTTCCCGGTAACATATACTACCTCCTCCCTTTTTCTTCCTCCACAGCCTCAACAGTTCAACAACACTACACCGAATTAGCAACGCCGTACAGAATGTCTTTCGGGAAAACGCCGGTGAAGGCGGCTGCCAGTGGCGGCGGCGGAGGTAGTAGTGGGGTGTGGAAAGTGAGGCTTGTGATAAGTCCGGAGCAGTTGGCGGAAATTCTTGCGGAGGATGTGGAAACAGAAGCGTTTGTGGAAAGTGTGAGAACGGTGGCAAAGTGTGGTGGTCAGGGCGGCGGAGCTAACTGGAGAGCGAATTCAGACCAGTTAAGCATTACGAGTAGTTTCAAAGGCCAGTTAAGGTAA